GCAGTTCTTCCTTCTGCCATCAGGCAAATCTTGTCGAATAGAGCGAACAGTTCCGAAGATGGCTGATGAACTGTGCAAATCACAGTTCTGCCACTTATGGCCAAGGTTTTCAATGTTTGCATGACGTTCAAAGCCATGAACGAATCCAAACCTGTGGTTGGTTCGTCGCAAAAAAGTAGAGAGGGGTTCATCAGCAGTTCTGAAGCTAGGGCCAACCTGAAAGCAGTTGTCGGTGATAATTGGGGTTGAAATTAGTTTGGTTACGTACCTTTTGCGTTCTCCGCCAGAAATTCCTTTTATCACTCCTGGCAAACCGATAACAACGTTTTGGCATTTGGTGAGAGAGAGCTGGAAAATGCACGAGAACAATAGAATATTCAAGGCCTTCAGAAAAGATCCCCTGGTGATACAGAAGATTGAGATCTAACCTACCTGATTGAGTAATTCTTCGATACGTAGTAGCTTATCCTCATAGGTGAAGCAACTGTCCATTCTCAGCCTCGCCTAAAAGAGTCAACAAGTTGAAAAAAACGTTTATTTATTCGTATTTGTAAGTCTAAAATACAGTCTGCATTCATTTCGACCGAAACAGATTCTAGATTTTAAGGGCAGTAGATCTAATGTATGTACTTCCAGAGTTCTCATAAACTCCAATTCTGTCGCCAGGTTATCTGGTCTAGGGATAGTAAGCATCTCTTGCCAACCCCGATACTACTTGGTTTGATAACTTTAATCATTCTTTAGGGTCTTTAGCACTACTCTATTCGAATACCTGAAATATCATGTGCTCCCTGACTGTCAAACATGGCACAAACAGATCATCCTGTTGGACATAAGCCGATTGTCCTGCTAGTTCTGTCTGATTCACCGGAACATCGTTAATTCTCACCAATCCGGAGATCTTGAGGGTTCTTATGTTTCTGAAAGTCACGCAGTTGAGGAGGGTGGTTTTGCCAGCTCCGCTGGAACCCATCAAGACAAACAGTTCCCCTGGATGTGCAATTCCGCTCACTGAAAACAACGACAGTGATAATACTCCAAATATTGGATTAAAGACTGCTTAGGTTGTTGAAGATGTTACTAGGATATTTATCGTACCGTTTTTCAAGATCATCTTGTTCCTCTGTCTCTCACCAGCTGAACACCAGCACATGAGTCTATGCGgatgttcagtttcttcatGTATGCTGTGGGCTGTTATGTCATACCAACTGAAGGTGATGGGCTTCTTTACGGGAATCAGTTCGTTGGTTTTCTGTACCATCTCTTCCTTCCATTCTGATAGATTTTGATCTATAACCTCGCTCGGATTATAATCTTCCTACGGTCGAAATTGATCACATTATATTAAGAGGAATTGTACAGGTGATGCACTGTTTTTAAAAGTAGGTACTCGAAGAATTGAACTCTTCTAAACAAAAAACTTTGAGGAAAGAGAGGCATATTTTGATCCAGGTTTAACTTTTCAAGCTTACTTCCTCCAGCATCCAGTGACACAACATAACATAGATTTTTTCAACCTGTGTTTTTACACTTTCATACTAGATTGCAGTGATGGAAAAAAGacaattatttcatttcgttTCAATAATTTTCTAAAATTCCAATGATAGAATATGTAAAAACTCTACATGGCAAACAATATAATTCATTTTTGTCGATTCAAGAAATAGTTTGACAGTAAATGATTTCcaatgatgaaaaaaatgcTAGTCAATTTTTTCTGTCATAATAATCAGATCAAAGAAGTATGTGTGTCACTCTCCCTACATTCCACATTCAAAATCTTCAAACGCTGATTGAATGAATTGAGGAAAACAAAATTTATGAGTGTTTTAGTTAACCTAGCTCTGAAAAAGTGTGAGAAAACTCAGAAATTAGTTAGAGAGGTTTTTTAGTAGAAGAGTCCTAGGTATAAACATAGTTCATACTTGGTTTAttcccagaagacattgatattGATGAATAACTCAAATATGCTGCGATATGgatcgaaaaatcctgaaaaatgtACCTATACTTACCGTTCTATCGGTTCTATCGGTTCTATCCGACCTATACGACTCGATACTCATTTTTGAACACAAAAATCGATTTGCAACAGACTTATTTCTATACACGGACTACCCGTCTAACGATCACATTTGCACGGTAATTGGAAATGACTTTTTTCCCTATGTCGTTATCATTCAAAACAAATTGGACCCACATATTGTGGATCAAGGAAGGAAACTTATCGTGGAAAGTTTTCTTTTCACTGAAGACCCAACAGGAAATCGATTTCAAGTCGATAAAATGGGGAGTTCGAACCGAATTCGATTAATTTACAGTAGGAGcgataaattataaaaaaaaaagacatACGCTTGTCGAAAATTGacgttcgaaaaattcccaaaaagatggagacagttaaaaattcctcaagaccgaacggttgtaccgagatggatgaaattaaattctcagatttattactagaaaagttgctctttcagaatatgtatcacatttagatctacgataatttttctggaagatacgagACTCggaagttgaccttcgaaaaattcccaaagaccgaacggttgcttcgagatcgctgtacTTTTcatatttatcactagaagggTTGCTCCTTCGGAATGTGtatcacaaataaaaaaaatcgagtatccatttgaaaaaagaaacagacTTTCTGACCCAgaattttttcactaattctTTGTGAATTATAAAACTTTTGTACATTTTTTTTCGTCACAgtgacaaaaataattgaaggtGGGGAAGGAGGCAAATAAATCGTCCTCTACTTCAGAAGAGAGAAATTCAGTACAATTCATTTTTTCTAAGTCGTATTGGGAAAAACCTGCGGCTTCGTAGAATTTTCATGGCCCTCGTCCGGAAATACACATTCGAGTGAAATACACGTAGATATAGAAAGGAGAAATTTGAGACGATCGTTGAACTAAGGTCTCTCAGTAATACCAGTAACATTATCGATCCACAAGAAGAGGTATCACTTTCAGTGATATTCTGAACCACTTTACAGTTCACATGCTCAAATCGAACATAGCAACCTGAATTTTCACATTTTACATAATGAGATAGCATATCCAAAAGGTCAAATTCGGTATTGATGAGTTGGTGTGATTCTGTGATTTTTCTCTGGACCGATGGAAACCCAAACTCTCATCGACTTCAAGAGCAAACCAGGGTGCTCTAGTGAGAAGGTAAGTCAAACTCAAGTTCTCCAtgatgaaattaaaaatatcaagTTTATTTGAATCGATGCGTTCTCTCAATGCTACTAATTGAATAATGATATGTGTGCACTTGCAGTAGCTTTTCTACTCTACAGGATAATTGAATTTCTGTCTATTTATTAGCATGATTGAAAACTGTATTATTGTTGCGCTTTTCAGGATGATTACAGCCGTGTAGAAGCTGGGTCTTTACAGACAGAGTCTTGGAGAATGGATTATGGCTCCTGTAGACCTCATTGTTCGTTACCACCCAAAAGTCAGCTAGTATTCAAATGGTGCGATATCAACGCCTACGGTGAGCAAAAAAACCCATCGGAACAGATGACATTCAGTAGATATCTGAGTAGAAGAAGCAAGATCAAGAAGCATATACTGAAAAATGGTGAGTAGATTCAACGTAGAAGTGATTGAAATGAATTCCTGGACATTAATACTCCATTAAATCCATCATACACGTTTTTTCTTCTGCACAACCTTCTATTTTCCATAGTGAATGGAGTGGCCTATCCAGGAGAGCTGCTGGTACTTATGGGATCAAGCGGTGCCGGCAAAACTACCCTTCTGAACTGCATGACCTTCAGAAATGTGAAATCCCTAGATATAACTGGTCAGATATGCATAAATAATGAACCAGTAACGCAGTCTCAATTAGCGGCCCATTCTGCGTACATTCAACAGGACGACATGTTCATCGGCTGGTTGACTGTGAGGGAACATCTCATTTTTCAGGTGATTATTCATGGTTTGTCCAACCTAAACACCTATAGTCATTAAACATTAATTTCCCTAGGCCTTAGTACGCATGGATACCAGTTATACCTACGAAGAAAGAGTTCATCGAGTGGACAACGTCATAGGGGAGGTTATGAATAAAATTTCCAGTTGTCCCTCCTGATACTGATATTCGGGTTGTTTTATAGCTCTCCCTGAAGAAATGTCGAGATACGCAGATCGGATATCCTGGCGTGACCAAGGGAATTTCTGGGGGTGAAAGGAAACGATTGGCTCTTGCCGCAGAACTGCTGACAGATCCATCCCTGCTCTTCTGTGACGAGCCAACATCAGGCCTTGATTCGTTCATGTCGTTGAACGTAGTGCAAATGCTCAAAACGATGGCGAAAACTGGGAGAACAGTGATTTGCACACTCCATCAACCCTCTTCTGAGCTCTTCCAGATGTTCGATAAAATATGCTTCCTGGCCGAAGGCAGGGTAGCTTTTCTTGGCGATTCTACGGAAGCCAATTCTTTTTTCGAAAGGtacgttgaaaacgaaatcacCAGATGATCTATAGGTAGTTTCCCTGAAGACATTTGGTGGTAATCGAATCAAATGAACCATATCAAAATCATCTTTTTCCAGAGTTAGAGCTCCATGTCCCGTCAATTTCAATCCTGCAGACTACTACATCCAGTTATTGTCAATAATACCAGGAAGGGAAGAGTCTTGCAGGCAAGCAGTGAAAACCATTTGTGATTCCTTCGAAACGTCCGAATTTGGACAAAGGATATTAAGAGAAACATCTCTACCAGTAAGATCCCCATCTAACTTCCTTCCAAATTCTGATTATTCCCATTTTCAGCAGGCAacagtttttgaaaatatctggCTGATCACCAAGCACCAAGTTAGTCCATACAAAGCATCCTGGTTCTGCCAATTCAGGGCAGTTTCTTGGAGGTGCTGGTTGTCCATAACGAGGAATCCTCGACTGACCAAAGTTAGATTTCTGCAAGTACTGGTAAGTGAGTTCAACATAAACTGAACGGCATTTTGACACTATTCGTTTTCAGTTCGTCACAGCCCTGCTCAGCCTCTTGTTCTGGCAGCAAAAGTATGATCAATTCGGTGTGCAAAACATCAACggtgttttgtttctgtttctgaCTAACGCGACTTTTCAGAACCTAATTGGTGTGATAGCGGTAAGAAAAAACTCTAattgctccattttcgatatttttcaagTGTCTTCTGTTTCTGATGACAGTTATTTTTGTTTAGACCTTTTGTGGGGAGTTGCCCCTTTTTCTCAGGGAGCACAAGAATGGAATGTATAGGTCGGACGTCTATTTTCTATCGAAAATGCTGGCAGACATTCCTAGTTTCACCATATTGAATGTACTGATGACATCGATTTGTTACATTTGCATTGGATTGAACCCTCAGTGGCCGAAAGTTCTGAATGCTGTTGGAATCATGTTGCTGGTGGTATACACCGTAATGAGTGCAGGTGAATAAATTGCAAATGTTTTATGTATAGTGTGGACAGAAAAAGATTGTTTCCCAGttcagaaaaattgaaatttcatggGTTCGTTCTTTTTGCATAACAAATATTCAAGATAGAAATATGCAATAGTGTGGGACAACTCAAATATTTAACAGCTGTTTTTATTTCTCCAGGTTATTTTATATCGACAGTAGCGCCCAACATAGCAACTGCCAACAGCATGGTAACAATGGTAGTTACACCATTTCTTATTTTCGGCGGATTTTTCTTGAGTATGAGGTGAGTTTTCACTCGAATCCTGTCGTATATTTTAATTTCCCAAATTTCAAGATCTATACCCTCGTATCTCACTTGGCTGGCGGATTTTTCTTGGTTTAAATATGGAAATTCAGCCCTTCTCATCAATCAATGGACAAATGTGACAAATATTATCTGTAACAACAATACCTCAGCATGCTTGAATAATGGAGAAGTGGTTTTGGAATCTTTAGGTGTTAACGGAGTGAGTAGAAacatattttgtgaattttctccattttttttcaaatttgatgaacggtgcaattttttcatttaaacatatTTTTCAAGCTGCAGTTTAGTTCGTATTTCCACAAGCATGTTAATTTTTACAGGGTGATTTCCTGCAGTCCATCCTGTGTCTTATTGCTTTGACAGTGCTGTTGCGGGTTGTCTCCTTCATGGTTCTCTTGTACAAAGCGTAccattttgaatgaaataaatattcgaaaatcaCCAAACATGTCCAGACGTCATTGTTAAATAAAGAATATAGAATATGTTGTCTTTCTCTTTCACCTCTTCCTATTCAAGCTACATATCATATTTTCCTTAGATCAAACATGAAAGGTTGAAACTTCCTATCAACTACTATACCTAGATAATgagttttccatatttttcaaaattttaccaTCTTTTTATATGATGGGTCTAGGTCTACATAAATAGGatgaaaacaaaacaaatgTTAAATTTACGTATAAAAATAATTGGACTGCTTTCAATTAAATGCATATTATAACGATGAACATAACAGTCTTCAAAGTACAGAAAGTTTTCCTATATGtactcgaaaatgacattatcAGTCGATGTAATTCTAccaatttcataaaaatgaacGTTTAAGCTAACTTATAGACTTCCAAATAGCGGTAAGGGTCAAAAACGTATTATCTTCTATTGTGGTTCACGACAGTCGAATAAAACTTGAGGTTTGTATAATTCCGCATCCTTTTTCCACtaggaaaataaataattattaataattttcaCATCCTGCTTTTAGAAACTCGTTAATTTCGATTACTCAAAATTTCGCTCTTAGGAAATCCATATTTTTCTTCTTCGCATCACGTCCTAATAATTCGTACGTGAAGAAATTGACGATAAAGGCTGGTGGCATATGTTCGGTATGTGTTTAGATTAGTAAAAAAGTTGTTCACGAAAATCTCATCCCAACATTGTTCTTGACAGGTGGCCCCCTTAGAATTTTGTGCGTTTACGTAACTGAAAATACGTAGAAGTGGAATTAGTGCATCAAATGAAAGAGAAATCATTTTTCAGTTGTCCAATTTTTTATCAATAGTCTTTgcaattcattcaatttatcaattGAAAAGTTTCTCTTCATTACTTAAAGTGGGTATATAGACAGATTGATGTGCAATGTCTGAAGAAACAAAGTTACTGTTAGAAACAGACGATAGAAACGGTGCATCGTCCAGTGGAAATGTAAGTTTCGTTTTTTTCCATACCTATGTATCTATTTTTGTAAATGCACTTTTCTGAACCGCAAATTCCGACAGAATATTGCCGATGAAAGAACTCGCTTGTTGAGGAAAAACGTGAGTTATATGTTTCATGTAGGTGTGTGGTGTTTGTTTCCTTGGACCCTTTTGTTGTGTTGCCCAATGTTGGGTTCTTTTATTCGagatgttgaaattttcaatagaaattcATCTttgtattcaatttattttctggTAGAGTGACGATTATGCATACGAGATATCTGCTCAAGAACTCAGAGCGTGGAAGAGCAACTACGGCGCTTTGAGGGGAAACGAAGAATTGATACCTGTCAAGAAACAAATCACTTTCTCGTGGTGTGAAATAAACGCTTATGGTCAAGAGCCACCCGATCAAAATGAAAGCAAGGTactttcatttttccgtaaacAAGAGGTTGGTTTGAAACACATCCTGAAGAATGGTAAGCGTATGATATCATGGTGATGGattttctttattaatttttatttttcagtcaGTGGAGTCGCCCATCCTGGTGAGCTTCTGGTGCTTATGGGATCTAGTGGAGCGGGCAAAACAACCTTGATGAACTGTATGACTTTCAGGAACCTCAGATCGTTAACCATCTCAGGTCTGGTCTGCATCAACGATCAGCCTGTATCTCAGACCCAACTGGCCGCCCAATCGGCTTACGTACAGCAGGACGATCTGTTTATTGGGTTCTTGACTGTGAAAGAACATCTGATTTTCCAGGTATATTGAGCGATTCTTCTATAATAACTTAAatcattgatgaaaattcattaatAAAGATTAATATGGAACTGACGAACCAGAAAGATCACTAGACATagtttttccgtaaatttttcGCCCCATACAGTACAGTATTGTTTAATTTCCAGTCGTTGGTGAGAATGGATGCAAAATTGACATACAAAGAGAGGCTGCAGAGAGTCGAGGAAGTTATGGGAGAGGTACTAACCTTTTCTCAACAAAAACCACTTAATTGATCCTAAATTAATTTTCAGCTTTCCCTCAAAAAATGCGAAAACGTTCCAATCGGTGAACCAGGGGTGCTCAAGGGAATTTCTGGAGGTGAAAGAAAGAGGCTAGCTCTCGCCGCTGAACTATTGACGAACCCGTCCCTGCTCTTCTGCGACGAACCCACGTCAGGGCTGGACTCTTTCATGTCGCTCAACGTCGTGCAAATGCTCAAAGCGATGGCGCAGACCGGTAGAACTGTTATCTGCACGCTGCACCAGCCGTCTTCGGAACTTTTCCAAATGTTCGATAAGATTGGGCTTATGGCTGAGGGAAGGACTGCTTTTCTGGGAACGCCGGCAGAGGCGGATAAATTCTTCACGAAGTGAGCACCACGAAAATATATCCTAGCAATCACAATCAATATTTACTGATTGTTTTCTTAAATCCAAAGGTTACAAGCCCCATGTCCGGTAAATTTCAACCCAGCCGATTACTACATCCAAATACTATCCATAATCCCAGGAAGGGAGGAATCCTGCAAGAATGCCGTGAAAAGTATATGCGATGCCTTTGAAACGTCTTCTGTaggaataaaaataaagaaagcAACCGCGGCAACggtatgtgaaaaaaaattattcggtACCCGATTTAAAATTCCCGATTTCCAGAAAGCTTCAGCGACGGAAGACCCTTGGTCTCAACGGATGCAGCTCCTCAGTCCCTACAAAGTCTCGTGGCTGGCCCAGTTCAGAGCGGTCTCCTGGAGGTGTTGGTTAGCCATCAAGAAAAACCCCAGATTGACGAGGGTCAAATTTTACCAAGTTTTCGTGAGTATCGGCTATATAATTGGATACAATGGAGAGCAAAAGTCATTTTCTTCATTTGtgaatgaaattctgaaatgaGTTTTTCCCAAAGTTTGTTTCAGTCTTGATCAGTATCCTTTTCTGGAGACAAAAGTACGACCAGGTCGGTGTTCAAAACATCAACGGAGCTCTCTTCCTCTTCTTAACGAACGCTACGTTCTTGAATCTAATGGGTGTTATTTTGGTGAGTTAGTTTTTCGgtgagaatattttttcaattccatCCTTCGCCTTTTCTCCACAGACCTTCTGCAGTGAGCTGCCCCTGTTTCTTCGAGAACACAAAAATGGGATGTATCGGACAGACGTTTACTTCTTGGCCAAAATCATAGCAGATATACCGATATACGCGATCATAAATGCGATGGGTACGACCATTTGCTACTTTTCCATAGGTCTCAATGACGAATTCAGCAGATACGTTACTTGCGTCATCACCTGCATATTGGTCACTTATGCAGTCATGGGAGCAGGTATTAATTTTGGGAGTTTTTCAGGACAATAACTATAATCAAGATATTTCTTCAAGGTTACATCATTTCGACCATATCCTCCAGCATACAAATGGCACAAACGCTCGTTAGTTTTGTTGTTACCCCATTCTTGATTTTTGGTGGTATGTTCCTGAGTATCAAGTGAGTATATGAACTGAGGGTTAGGGTCTTGTACTATATGTCACTTCCCATTTTCTTTCAGTTCGGTTCCGCCGTATTTGCAATGGCTAGCAGATCTCTCTTGGTTCAAATATGGTAACCAAGCCTTACTGATCAATCAGTGGTCTGATGTGAAACATATAATTTGTGATGATAGCTCTTTTTGTCCTAAAAATGGACTAGTGGTGCTAGCCTCGGAAGGAGTGTCTCCGGTAAGTGCCGTCTTTCTGTACTCACTAGACCATAATTTAAGAGCATCAACGATATGAAAATATTAGTGGAATTACCACAAAATTATCTTCGGGCCTCTTCTCGTTCCCGTGTAGACCCTTCAAATGAGAAGCGTATACCGGATGGAAAATATACACACAAAATAACGTTCAACCTTTTTTCCACAGGATCAACTAATACCTTCTCTTCTCGCCCTCGTTGGATTGGCGATTTTCTTCAGGATACTCTCGTTCTTCGCGCTTCTTTATAAAGCTTATTATTATGAATAGAGATAAGTGGTTCGTCATTTTAAGTAAAGTTTGAATGTTCTCCCCTTTTCTGTACATTCAGGATCTCCtttatattcaaaattgattttCTTTAAGAAATGTTGGACTTGTGAATTATATTATTACTAAGCACAATTGGTATTTGGAAAATGATGTAATAAAGTATTATTATCAGTGTTTTCGCTATTTCAAACATTCATAAGCAGGATAAATAAAACAATCTACACAATAAAaagtttttattgaattatcACCAATTAAAATGCTCACACATGTAAAATTTGCAATTGTTTCTTTCAACGTTtataaaacatttcaaaacgaacaaatagtaataaaaatatataaaccGATACAACATTTGTTGAATTTAAATTTACTTGAGCTGGAAAGTAAAATTCCAGCTGATTCCAAAACCActaattcataaaaatttctcaAAGCCCTAGGGTTAACCTAAAGGATTACCACCATTTCAAAAGTGTTAATCCGAATTTTTTTATCACgatttatattttcaaaatcaaaatgcaTGTATGAACTGAACTCTAAGGGAAATGTATAAATATAGTTATGTTGACTATCACGGCAC
Above is a window of Coccinella septempunctata chromosome 5, icCocSept1.1, whole genome shotgun sequence DNA encoding:
- the LOC123312900 gene encoding protein white-like isoform X1; translated protein: METQTLIDFKSKPGCSSEKDDYSRVEAGSLQTESWRMDYGSCRPHCSLPPKSQLVFKWCDINAYGEQKNPSEQMTFSRYLSRRSKIKKHILKNVNGVAYPGELLVLMGSSGAGKTTLLNCMTFRNVKSLDITGQICINNEPVTQSQLAAHSAYIQQDDMFIGWLTVREHLIFQALVRMDTSYTYEERVHRVDNVIGELSLKKCRDTQIGYPGVTKGISGGERKRLALAAELLTDPSLLFCDEPTSGLDSFMSLNVVQMLKTMAKTGRTVICTLHQPSSELFQMFDKICFLAEGRVAFLGDSTEANSFFERVRAPCPVNFNPADYYIQLLSIIPGREESCRQAVKTICDSFETSEFGQRILRETSLPVRSPSNFLPNSDYSHFQQATVFENIWLITKHQVSPYKASWFCQFRAVSWRCWLSITRNPRLTKVRFLQVLFVTALLSLLFWQQKYDQFGVQNINGVLFLFLTNATFQNLIGVIATFCGELPLFLREHKNGMYRSDVYFLSKMLADIPSFTILNVLMTSICYICIGLNPQWPKVLNAVGIMLLVVYTVMSAGYFISTVAPNIATANSMVTMVVTPFLIFGGFFLSMRSIPSYLTWLADFSWFKYGNSALLINQWTNVTNIICNNNTSACLNNGEVVLESLGVNGVSRNIFCEFSPFFFKFDERCNFFI
- the LOC123312900 gene encoding protein white-like isoform X3; the encoded protein is METQTLIDFKSKPGCSSEKDDYSRVEAGSLQTESWRMDYGSCRPHCSLPPKSQLVFKWCDINAYGEQKNPSEQMTFSRYLSRRSKIKKHILKNVNGVAYPGELLVLMGSSGAGKTTLLNCMTFRNVKSLDITGQICINNEPVTQSQLAAHSAYIQQDDMFIGWLTVREHLIFQALVRMDTSYTYEERVHRVDNVIGELSLKKCRDTQIGYPGVTKGISGGERKRLALAAELLTDPSLLFCDEPTSGLDSFMSLNVVQMLKTMAKTGRTVICTLHQPSSELFQMFDKICFLAEGRVAFLGDSTEANSFFERVRAPCPVNFNPADYYIQLLSIIPGREESCRQAVKTICDSFETSEFGQRILRETSLPQATVFENIWLITKHQVSPYKASWFCQFRAVSWRCWLSITRNPRLTKVRFLQVLFVTALLSLLFWQQKYDQFGVQNINGVLFLFLTNATFQNLIGVIATFCGELPLFLREHKNGMYRSDVYFLSKMLADIPSFTILNVLMTSICYICIGLNPQWPKVLNAVGIMLLVVYTVMSAGYFISTVAPNIATANSMVTMVVTPFLIFGGFFLSMRSIPSYLTWLADFSWFKYGNSALLINQWTNVTNIICNNNTSACLNNGEVVLESLGVNGGDFLQSILCLIALTVLLRVVSFMVLLYKAYHFE
- the LOC123312900 gene encoding protein white-like isoform X2, encoding METQTLIDFKSKPGCSSEKDDYSRVEAGSLQTESWRMDYGSCRPHCSLPPKSQLVFKWCDINAYGEQKNPSEQMTFSRYLSRRSKIKKHILKNVNGVAYPGELLVLMGSSGAGKTTLLNCMTFRNVKSLDITGQICINNEPVTQSQLAAHSAYIQQDDMFIGWLTVREHLIFQALVRMDTSYTYEERVHRVDNVIGELSLKKCRDTQIGYPGVTKGISGGERKRLALAAELLTDPSLLFCDEPTSGLDSFMSLNVVQMLKTMAKTGRTVICTLHQPSSELFQMFDKICFLAEGRVAFLGDSTEANSFFERVRAPCPVNFNPADYYIQLLSIIPGREESCRQAVKTICDSFETSEFGQRILRETSLPATVFENIWLITKHQVSPYKASWFCQFRAVSWRCWLSITRNPRLTKVRFLQVLFVTALLSLLFWQQKYDQFGVQNINGVLFLFLTNATFQNLIGVIATFCGELPLFLREHKNGMYRSDVYFLSKMLADIPSFTILNVLMTSICYICIGLNPQWPKVLNAVGIMLLVVYTVMSAGYFISTVAPNIATANSMVTMVVTPFLIFGGFFLSMRSIPSYLTWLADFSWFKYGNSALLINQWTNVTNIICNNNTSACLNNGEVVLESLGVNGVSRNIFCEFSPFFFKFDERCNFFI
- the LOC123312899 gene encoding protein white-like isoform X1, coding for MSEETKLLLETDDRNGASSSGNNIADERTRLLRKNSDDYAYEISAQELRAWKSNYGALRGNEELIPVKKQITFSWCEINAYGQEPPDQNESKVLSFFRKQEVGLKHILKNVSGVAHPGELLVLMGSSGAGKTTLMNCMTFRNLRSLTISGLVCINDQPVSQTQLAAQSAYVQQDDLFIGFLTVKEHLIFQSLVRMDAKLTYKERLQRVEEVMGELSLKKCENVPIGEPGVLKGISGGERKRLALAAELLTNPSLLFCDEPTSGLDSFMSLNVVQMLKAMAQTGRTVICTLHQPSSELFQMFDKIGLMAEGRTAFLGTPAEADKFFTKLQAPCPVNFNPADYYIQILSIIPGREESCKNAVKSICDAFETSSVGIKIKKATAATKASATEDPWSQRMQLLSPYKVSWLAQFRAVSWRCWLAIKKNPRLTRVKFYQVFFVSVLISILFWRQKYDQVGVQNINGALFLFLTNATFLNLMGVILTFCSELPLFLREHKNGMYRTDVYFLAKIIADIPIYAIINAMGTTICYFSIGLNDEFSRYVTCVITCILVTYAVMGAGYIISTISSSIQMAQTLVSFVVTPFLIFGGMFLSINSVPPYLQWLADLSWFKYGNQALLINQWSDVKHIICDDSSFCPKNGLVVLASEGVSPDQLIPSLLALVGLAIFFRILSFFALLYKAYYYE
- the LOC123312899 gene encoding protein white-like isoform X2; its protein translation is MSEETKLLLETDDRNGASSSGNSDDYAYEISAQELRAWKSNYGALRGNEELIPVKKQITFSWCEINAYGQEPPDQNESKVLSFFRKQEVGLKHILKNVSGVAHPGELLVLMGSSGAGKTTLMNCMTFRNLRSLTISGLVCINDQPVSQTQLAAQSAYVQQDDLFIGFLTVKEHLIFQSLVRMDAKLTYKERLQRVEEVMGELSLKKCENVPIGEPGVLKGISGGERKRLALAAELLTNPSLLFCDEPTSGLDSFMSLNVVQMLKAMAQTGRTVICTLHQPSSELFQMFDKIGLMAEGRTAFLGTPAEADKFFTKLQAPCPVNFNPADYYIQILSIIPGREESCKNAVKSICDAFETSSVGIKIKKATAATKASATEDPWSQRMQLLSPYKVSWLAQFRAVSWRCWLAIKKNPRLTRVKFYQVFFVSVLISILFWRQKYDQVGVQNINGALFLFLTNATFLNLMGVILTFCSELPLFLREHKNGMYRTDVYFLAKIIADIPIYAIINAMGTTICYFSIGLNDEFSRYVTCVITCILVTYAVMGAGYIISTISSSIQMAQTLVSFVVTPFLIFGGMFLSINSVPPYLQWLADLSWFKYGNQALLINQWSDVKHIICDDSSFCPKNGLVVLASEGVSPDQLIPSLLALVGLAIFFRILSFFALLYKAYYYE